In Macadamia integrifolia cultivar HAES 741 chromosome 13, SCU_Mint_v3, whole genome shotgun sequence, one DNA window encodes the following:
- the LOC122059594 gene encoding ubiquitin-conjugating enzyme E2 28-like, with product MASKRIQKELQDLQRDPPTSCSAGPVGEDLFHWQATIMGPADSPYSGGVFFVMIHFPPDYPFKPPKVNFQTKVYHPNINSNGNICLDILKEQWSPALTISKVLLSICSLLTDPNPDDPLVPEIAHIYKNQRSRYEETARSWTQKYAMN from the exons ATGGCTAGCAAAAGAATCCAGAAGGAACTTCAGGATTTGCAGAGAGATCCCCCAACATCCTGCAGTGCTGGGCCTGTGGGAGAGGACCTCTTCCACTGGCAGGCTACGATCATGGGACCGGCAGATAGTCCATATTCTGGTGGTGTGTTCTTTGTCATGATTCATTTCCCACCTGACTATCCCTTCAAGCCTCCCAAAGTCAACTTCCAGACCAAG GTGTACCACCCAAACATCAACTCCAATGGCAACATTTGTCTCGACATCCTTAAGGAGCAGTGGAGCCCGGCCCTGACGATATCAAAGGTCCTCCTCTCCATTTGCTCACTCCTGACTGACCCCAACCCTGATGACCCCCTTGTACCCGAAATTGCCCACATCTACAAGAACCAACGAAGTCGATATGAGGAAACGGCAAGGTCGTGGACCCAGAAATATGCCATGAACTGA
- the LOC122059591 gene encoding high mobility group B protein 10-like isoform X1, with the protein MAVSVAKSPTCGSATSQVQAIVQPSNEKGSTVNQSPGSSQLHVGCPVSGVIDGKFDNGYLVTVSFGSHKLRGVLYHIPDELQVPSSSITSTMSNRPNRKRSQMALKDPARPKPNRSGYNFFFSEHYTRLKPLHHGQEKVISKKIGHLWSKLTEDEKQVYREKGLKDKERYQSEMLEYRKLSRASILQ; encoded by the exons ATGGCTG TTTCTGTGGCTAAAAGCCCTACCTGTGGGTCAGCAACGTCACAAGTTCAAGCTATTGTCCAACCttctaatgaaaaaggaagcaCAGTAAATCAATCACCAG GAAGTTCTCAACTGCACGTTGGCTGTCCAGTTTCTGGAGTAATTGATGGAAAATTTGATAATGGATATCTAGTGACTGTTAGTTTTGGTTCTCATAAGTTGAGAGGGGTCCTGTATCACATTCCTGATGAGTTGCAAGTTCCGAGTAGTTCTATTACTTCAACCATGAGTAATAGGCCGAACCGTAAAAGATCCCAGATGGCATTGAAGGATCCTGCTCGCCCTAAACCAAACAGGAGTGgttacaatttctttttttctgagcATTACACAAGACTGAAACCATTGCATCATGGGCAAGAGAAAGTCATCAGTAAGAAGATTGGGCACCTATGGAGCAAACTCACTGAGGATGAAAAACAG GTTTATCGGGAGAAAGGATTGAAGGACAAGGAGAGATATCAGAGTGAGATGTTGGAGTACAGAAAATTATCCAGAGCTTCAATCCTTCAATAG
- the LOC122059591 gene encoding high mobility group B protein 10-like isoform X2, whose product MAVSVAKSPTCGSATSQVQAIVQPSNEKGSTVNQSPGSSQLHVGCPVSGVIDGKFDNGYLVTVSFGSHKLRGVLYHIPDELQVPSSSITSTMSNRPNRKRSQMALKDPARPKPNRSGYNFFFSEHYTRLKPLHHGQEKVISKKIGHLWSKLTEDEKQGDNQRLIILSHNQSIFLHGSLRSSLLGTAM is encoded by the exons ATGGCTG TTTCTGTGGCTAAAAGCCCTACCTGTGGGTCAGCAACGTCACAAGTTCAAGCTATTGTCCAACCttctaatgaaaaaggaagcaCAGTAAATCAATCACCAG GAAGTTCTCAACTGCACGTTGGCTGTCCAGTTTCTGGAGTAATTGATGGAAAATTTGATAATGGATATCTAGTGACTGTTAGTTTTGGTTCTCATAAGTTGAGAGGGGTCCTGTATCACATTCCTGATGAGTTGCAAGTTCCGAGTAGTTCTATTACTTCAACCATGAGTAATAGGCCGAACCGTAAAAGATCCCAGATGGCATTGAAGGATCCTGCTCGCCCTAAACCAAACAGGAGTGgttacaatttctttttttctgagcATTACACAAGACTGAAACCATTGCATCATGGGCAAGAGAAAGTCATCAGTAAGAAGATTGGGCACCTATGGAGCAAACTCACTGAGGATGAAAAACAG GGAGACAACCAGCGTCTTATTATACTCAGCCATAAccagtcaatctttttgcatggatccttgcgctcgtccttgcttggaaccgccatgtag